CACGTCTACGAGGATACTAAAAATTTTATCTTCGGCTTTATAATTTTTAACGCGCAAGAGGATGAGTAAGTCGACGTCCGATTCAGGGCCGTAGTCGCCGCGGACTTTAGACCCGAACAACGTTACGCCCACGAGGTCATCGCCCAGCGCCTTCCGAATCCCGCGTACGAAAGTCGCCACCGCTTTCTTCTCGGCCGGTGTCAGGTACGTTTTATC
This genomic interval from bacterium contains the following:
- a CDS encoding nucleotidyltransferase domain-containing protein, encoding MKAKTNPLDKTYLTPAEKKAVATFVRGIRKALGDDLVGVTLFGSKVRGDYGPESDVDLLILLRVKNYKAEDKIFSILVDVELATNTPLSPIVYFRRRYERSKRLGSPFIKTVEAEGVAL